The Spirochaeta isovalerica genome includes a window with the following:
- a CDS encoding aldehyde ferredoxin oxidoreductase family protein has protein sequence MKGYWGKILVVDLTKKECNYRDVDDSVYESVLSGVGLGAWYLNRNIPAGADPLGPENILGITSGLLTGTGSVMTGRWMAVCKSPLTGGWGDSNCGGDLAPAIKQCGVDAIFFHGRAEEPVYLYVNSKEAEIRSAGDYWGLDTVEAETALIRDCRKKKKPAVAVIGPAGEKVSLIAGISNDLGRFAARSGVGAVMGSKKLKAIVLDGSRRVGAENRDEVKAISKEYSRKVRNSNAPSVLKGSVFPLMGKVMGSLKSVSPMDGLFTSMLLKKYGSIMNNTLSIHNGDAPIKNWSGSAKDYNRSFYKELNPEKFIKREERKYHCSSCIVGCGGICNIKDVKDGRFEHTHKPEYETAMMFGGLLMNRDTDSIFYINELLNRAGLDTISTAGSVAFAIECFEKGILTASDTEGLELRWGDSDAIVKLVEKIAKREPGIGDLLADGVKAAAAKIGKGSERFAVHAGGQELPAHDPKIDPMLGATYNADPTPGRHTTSGGQYYSMSFLWDRISWLKPLKRSPKSAEYLPGVEEAMKNVAYTSYKMLVDGAGGCYYAMMMGVQHFKIFEYLNAATGWNKSPDEYMEIGKRIQNLRQQFNARQGVDVNAFKVHDRVSGKEPLVSGHNKGITLDVDGLVDAYRKAWGWDPSTGYPLDETLHALGIPALLEKETAHG, from the coding sequence ATGAAAGGATACTGGGGAAAGATTCTCGTTGTTGATCTGACGAAAAAAGAGTGTAACTACCGGGATGTCGATGATTCGGTCTACGAATCCGTTCTCTCCGGCGTGGGACTTGGAGCCTGGTATCTAAACCGGAATATTCCGGCCGGAGCAGACCCTCTCGGTCCGGAGAACATCCTGGGTATAACATCGGGGCTTCTCACGGGAACCGGTTCGGTTATGACGGGGCGGTGGATGGCTGTATGCAAATCCCCTCTGACCGGGGGATGGGGCGATTCCAACTGCGGCGGCGATCTGGCTCCGGCTATCAAGCAGTGCGGCGTTGATGCGATCTTCTTCCACGGGAGGGCCGAAGAACCGGTCTATCTCTATGTAAACAGTAAAGAGGCGGAAATCAGGTCCGCCGGCGATTACTGGGGACTTGACACGGTCGAAGCGGAAACAGCTCTGATCCGGGACTGCCGGAAAAAGAAAAAGCCGGCTGTGGCGGTTATCGGACCGGCCGGAGAGAAGGTGTCGCTCATTGCCGGAATTTCCAATGATCTGGGGCGCTTTGCCGCCCGTTCGGGAGTCGGAGCCGTGATGGGGTCGAAAAAACTCAAAGCCATCGTTCTCGACGGTTCCAGGAGAGTCGGCGCGGAAAACCGCGATGAAGTCAAAGCGATCAGCAAAGAGTATTCCCGAAAGGTGAGAAACTCCAATGCTCCGTCAGTTCTCAAAGGAAGCGTCTTCCCGCTCATGGGCAAGGTTATGGGAAGTCTGAAAAGCGTGTCTCCCATGGACGGACTTTTCACTTCCATGCTTCTGAAGAAATACGGCTCCATTATGAATAACACCCTTTCCATTCACAACGGCGACGCCCCGATTAAAAACTGGAGCGGATCGGCCAAAGATTACAACCGCTCCTTTTACAAAGAACTCAATCCGGAAAAATTCATTAAAAGGGAAGAGAGGAAATATCACTGTTCATCCTGTATCGTCGGCTGCGGGGGAATCTGCAATATCAAAGATGTGAAGGACGGCAGATTCGAACATACCCACAAGCCCGAGTACGAAACGGCCATGATGTTCGGCGGCCTTCTTATGAACCGCGACACCGACTCTATCTTCTATATCAATGAATTGCTTAACCGTGCCGGGCTGGATACCATCTCTACGGCAGGCTCTGTCGCCTTCGCCATCGAGTGTTTTGAAAAGGGCATTCTGACTGCCTCCGATACAGAGGGGCTCGAGCTGCGCTGGGGCGATAGCGATGCAATAGTGAAACTCGTTGAAAAAATCGCAAAGCGGGAACCGGGAATCGGAGACCTCCTGGCCGACGGAGTGAAAGCCGCCGCAGCGAAAATCGGCAAGGGATCGGAACGTTTTGCCGTTCATGCCGGAGGTCAGGAGCTGCCGGCCCACGATCCGAAAATCGACCCCATGCTCGGCGCTACCTATAACGCCGATCCCACTCCGGGGCGCCATACGACCTCCGGCGGACAGTACTATTCCATGTCTTTTCTCTGGGACAGAATCTCCTGGCTTAAACCGCTCAAACGCTCTCCCAAGTCTGCAGAATATCTGCCGGGAGTTGAGGAAGCCATGAAAAATGTCGCCTACACCTCTTACAAAATGCTGGTCGACGGGGCGGGAGGCTGCTACTACGCCATGATGATGGGAGTTCAGCATTTTAAAATATTCGAATACCTCAATGCAGCAACAGGATGGAATAAGAGCCCCGACGAGTACATGGAAATCGGCAAACGCATACAGAACCTGAGGCAGCAGTTCAACGCCAGGCAGGGTGTCGATGTCAACGCTTTCAAAGTCCACGACAGAGTGAGCGGAAAGGAGCCTCTGGTCTCGGGCCACAACAAGGGTATTACACTGGATGTGGACGGTCTTGTCGATGCCTACCGCAAAGCCTGGGGATGGGACCCCTCTACGGGCTACCCTCTGGACGAGACGCTCCACGCTCTGGGCATTCCGGCATTGCTGGAAAAGGAGACGGCACATGGCTGA
- a CDS encoding 4Fe-4S binding protein, which produces MADAKMIPMIDYGTCMACTVCVTSCPFGCLELSITDLDPYKKAYPDLLRRGSCTGCGICASECPVDAITMVPGANES; this is translated from the coding sequence ATGGCTGATGCTAAAATGATTCCCATGATAGATTACGGAACCTGTATGGCCTGCACGGTTTGCGTCACCTCCTGTCCCTTCGGATGTCTGGAGCTGTCGATAACTGATCTGGACCCCTATAAAAAAGCCTACCCCGATCTTTTGCGGCGCGGCAGTTGTACGGGCTGCGGCATATGCGCATCGGAATGTCCTGTCGATGCCATCACCATGGTCCCGGGCGCTAATGAAAGTTAA
- a CDS encoding MoaD/ThiS family protein gives MKVKLIAPPFCDQSFLDDRGEAELPEQTRLSSLLRKMKIPPYFRPLLIIRVNYDKVPRNYALKEGDMVSIFWPISGG, from the coding sequence ATGAAAGTTAAGCTTATCGCTCCGCCTTTCTGCGATCAGTCTTTCCTCGACGACAGGGGAGAGGCGGAGCTTCCGGAGCAAACCCGTCTCTCCTCTCTTCTCCGAAAGATGAAAATACCCCCCTATTTCCGACCTCTTCTCATCATCCGGGTTAATTATGATAAAGTCCCGCGCAACTACGCTCTCAAAGAGGGGGATATGGTCAGTATTTTCTGGCCGATCAGCGGCGGCTGA
- a CDS encoding metal-sensitive transcriptional regulator → MARKAHHPYETKKDMISRMNRIEGQIRGIAKMIDEDVYCDDILHQFMSVESAIKGVKKTLLEAHMKSCVVHQIQDGKTEVIDEVLTTIGKMMK, encoded by the coding sequence ATGGCGAGAAAAGCACACCATCCTTACGAAACGAAAAAAGATATGATCAGCAGAATGAACCGCATTGAGGGACAGATCCGCGGTATCGCGAAGATGATCGATGAAGATGTGTATTGCGACGATATCCTCCATCAGTTCATGAGTGTTGAATCGGCCATAAAAGGGGTGAAGAAAACCCTTCTGGAAGCTCATATGAAGAGCTGCGTCGTTCATCAGATCCAGGACGGCAAAACCGAAGTGATCGATGAAGTGCTCACTACCATCGGCAAAATGATGAAATAA
- a CDS encoding heavy metal translocating P-type ATPase, translating to MEIIQLNIQGMTCAACVSHVEKGIRKNDGIDMAAVNLATEKATVSYDPEKTSVEEIRQSIISAGYGATVPREDDGDEEKKEKDRQIKKLGVHTLISSLLSAPLLLGMVTMFIHIPGLMFLHNPLFQLVLATPVQFWIGWRFYKGAWKSLAAGSPGMDVLVAMGTSSAYFFSVFNGFFAQSLGVETSGLYFEASAIIITLVLLGKYLESRAKGKTSEAIKKLMGLQPKTAFVNRGGSVVEVPIADVVPDDIVHIRPGDRIPVDGTILSGNTAVDESTITGESLPVEKQAGDKVVSGTINSYGSIQFRAERVGKDSVLSRIIAVVEEAQGSKAPIQKLADKVAAVFVPVVLLIALVTFLLWWLAAGSLTSAFVSSVAVLVIACPCALGLATPTAIMVGTGVGAQRGILIKNGEILQQAGKLSAVVLDKTGTVTRGRPEMKGIHSLNGGDEDHYLTIAASLEKHSEHPLAKAVVKSAEEKGLAIPDSVDFTAVPGKGVKAVLDGQTYFIGTGTYLSENEIEQSGLSALKGEMESKGHSVVILADSKEALALISIADTIKEHSREGVDQLRSLGLQVFMMTGDNRRTAEAIAAEAGIDHVLAEVLPEGKAAEIKKLQNDGHIVAMAGDGVNDAPALATAHLGIAMGEGSDIAMESSDITLMRGDLREIAAAIQLSKKTMGKIKQNLFWAFFYNAIGIPFSALGLLNPVIAGAAMAFSSVSVVSNSLSLRNFKVAKTEKENIPYKENNMDVTIKVNGMSCNHCKMAVEKAAGAVEGVSSVLVNLEAGELTVSLGGDKETLVESVKSAVKEAGYEPQ from the coding sequence ATGGAAATTATCCAGTTGAATATACAGGGCATGACCTGTGCGGCATGCGTTTCCCATGTTGAGAAGGGAATCAGAAAAAACGATGGGATCGATATGGCGGCGGTCAATCTGGCCACGGAGAAAGCAACGGTCAGCTATGACCCGGAAAAAACATCGGTCGAGGAAATAAGGCAGAGCATCATCTCCGCCGGTTACGGGGCGACGGTGCCCCGTGAAGATGACGGCGATGAGGAGAAGAAGGAGAAAGACAGGCAGATTAAGAAGCTGGGGGTTCACACTCTCATTTCCTCTCTGTTAAGCGCACCTTTGCTTCTGGGTATGGTTACCATGTTTATTCACATCCCGGGACTCATGTTCCTTCACAATCCGCTGTTTCAGCTTGTTCTGGCCACTCCTGTCCAGTTCTGGATCGGTTGGCGTTTCTATAAAGGCGCCTGGAAATCCCTGGCCGCCGGAAGCCCGGGCATGGATGTTCTGGTAGCCATGGGAACATCCTCCGCCTATTTTTTCAGTGTTTTCAATGGTTTCTTTGCCCAATCTCTCGGCGTGGAAACCTCCGGGCTCTACTTCGAAGCGTCGGCCATCATCATCACTCTGGTCCTTCTCGGGAAATATCTTGAGTCCCGGGCCAAGGGGAAAACTTCAGAAGCGATTAAAAAGCTTATGGGGCTTCAGCCGAAAACAGCATTTGTCAACCGCGGCGGTTCTGTCGTTGAAGTGCCCATTGCCGATGTCGTCCCCGATGATATCGTTCACATCCGTCCGGGTGATAGAATCCCTGTCGACGGAACGATTCTTTCGGGAAATACAGCTGTCGACGAGAGCACAATAACCGGAGAAAGCCTGCCGGTGGAAAAACAGGCGGGCGACAAAGTTGTTAGCGGGACCATCAACAGCTACGGCTCCATTCAGTTCCGGGCGGAAAGGGTGGGGAAGGATTCAGTTTTGTCCCGGATTATCGCCGTTGTGGAGGAGGCTCAGGGATCCAAGGCTCCCATCCAGAAATTGGCCGATAAGGTGGCCGCAGTCTTCGTCCCCGTGGTTCTGCTGATAGCGCTGGTTACCTTTCTACTCTGGTGGCTTGCCGCGGGATCGCTGACTTCTGCTTTCGTATCCTCCGTGGCCGTTCTGGTTATCGCCTGCCCCTGCGCCCTGGGGCTGGCCACTCCGACGGCGATTATGGTGGGGACCGGAGTCGGCGCTCAGAGAGGGATTCTCATTAAAAACGGAGAAATCCTTCAGCAGGCGGGAAAACTCTCTGCAGTCGTTCTCGATAAAACCGGTACCGTGACAAGAGGCAGACCGGAAATGAAAGGGATTCATTCTTTAAACGGCGGCGATGAAGATCATTATCTGACTATTGCCGCCTCTCTGGAAAAACACTCGGAACACCCCCTGGCGAAAGCCGTCGTGAAATCCGCTGAAGAGAAAGGATTGGCTATTCCTGATTCTGTTGATTTTACCGCTGTTCCCGGGAAAGGGGTAAAAGCGGTTCTCGACGGTCAGACTTATTTCATCGGAACCGGCACTTATCTCTCTGAAAACGAAATAGAACAAAGCGGTCTGAGTGCCCTGAAAGGCGAAATGGAGTCAAAAGGGCACAGTGTTGTCATTCTGGCCGACAGCAAAGAGGCCCTGGCCCTAATTTCCATTGCCGATACCATAAAAGAACACTCCCGGGAAGGGGTTGACCAACTCAGATCCCTGGGTCTCCAGGTTTTCATGATGACTGGCGACAACAGGAGAACGGCCGAAGCCATAGCAGCGGAAGCAGGGATCGATCATGTTCTGGCGGAAGTTCTGCCGGAAGGAAAAGCTGCGGAGATTAAAAAACTGCAGAATGATGGTCATATCGTGGCCATGGCGGGTGACGGTGTAAACGACGCACCGGCATTGGCTACGGCCCATCTGGGCATCGCCATGGGCGAGGGGTCGGACATCGCTATGGAATCTTCCGACATCACGCTGATGAGAGGGGATCTGAGGGAAATCGCCGCAGCCATACAACTATCGAAGAAGACTATGGGAAAGATAAAACAGAACCTCTTCTGGGCTTTTTTCTACAATGCCATCGGAATTCCCTTTTCGGCGCTGGGACTGCTTAATCCGGTTATCGCCGGAGCGGCTATGGCTTTCAGTTCCGTTTCGGTCGTCTCCAATTCGCTGAGTTTGAGAAATTTTAAAGTCGCAAAGACTGAAAAAGAAAATATACCTTATAAGGAGAATAATATGGATGTGACAATAAAAGTGAACGGCATGTCGTGCAATCACTGTAAAATGGCTGTTGAAAAAGCAGCCGGCGCTGTTGAGGGAGTCTCTTCTGTCCTCGTCAATCTCGAAGCCGGTGAGTTGACTGTTTCTCTCGGCGGAGATAAGGAGACTCTGGTCGAATCGGTTAAGTCCGCTGTCAAGGAAGCGGGATACGAACCGCAATAG
- a CDS encoding MBL fold metallo-hydrolase produces MNIIQIEMGGFLKNYSYLALCEDSGKAILIDPGTASATPRKYYRKILDRIRSGNLEILYIVNTHNHFDHVRGNRYFLRKTGAEVRSYITGLREGDKIRFGSEELTVLETPGHSADSISLYGDRNLFTGDTLFVGDSGATISKDSDRPALGASLRKLIEVCPPETVVLPGHNLGKTPTTTLLREQRENVNADEYRLGSVTYKGSLIS; encoded by the coding sequence ATGAATATTATTCAAATTGAAATGGGAGGATTTCTGAAAAACTACTCCTACCTGGCCCTGTGCGAAGATTCGGGAAAAGCAATCCTGATAGATCCCGGTACAGCGTCTGCCACTCCCCGGAAATATTACCGGAAGATTCTTGACCGAATTCGAAGCGGGAATCTTGAAATCCTGTATATTGTGAATACACACAATCATTTTGATCATGTGCGGGGGAACCGCTACTTTCTCCGGAAAACGGGAGCTGAAGTCCGCAGTTATATAACTGGTTTGAGAGAAGGGGATAAAATCCGTTTCGGCAGTGAAGAATTAACAGTACTGGAAACCCCGGGGCACAGCGCGGACAGTATTTCTCTTTACGGTGACAGAAATCTTTTCACAGGCGATACCCTGTTTGTCGGTGATTCCGGTGCAACAATCAGCAAAGACAGCGACAGACCGGCTCTCGGGGCATCATTAAGAAAGCTGATTGAGGTTTGCCCGCCCGAAACGGTTGTCCTGCCGGGACATAATCTGGGAAAAACACCAACAACGACACTGCTACGGGAACAAAGGGAAAATGTTAACGCCGACGAGTACCGACTCGGCAGCGTCACATACAAAGGCAGTCTTATTTCCTGA
- a CDS encoding sensor histidine kinase: MFLALVSIILLAADFSLLWKIPIEIVLLLIVCILHFRSYGIQGKTQTQKAKDRVSTAVIGLLHSTNGISSLQAYNSLIRDNLDDKEKALEILDHESVIIDEYADKVKSIVSDLSESFRTEREKIDISQLTRRSAEFVRLKRIRDRKIPLNLSIPDQPVYASVYPSLLKTAVENILENSYNALLEADVPDSHISIAVENKAEEVSIIIKDNGNGFSGFDGVIPPEFIKPGRSLRKDGNGLGLYVAVQSVKECGGSLEIISKNDGLTSVITLPGTE; this comes from the coding sequence ATGTTTTTGGCCCTGGTATCTATAATATTATTAGCGGCTGATTTTTCCCTCTTGTGGAAGATCCCCATAGAGATTGTGCTTCTTCTGATTGTTTGCATCCTTCATTTCAGAAGCTATGGAATCCAGGGGAAAACACAAACGCAAAAAGCGAAGGACCGGGTTTCGACAGCGGTCATCGGTCTCCTCCACTCAACAAACGGCATATCGTCGCTTCAGGCATATAACAGTCTGATCAGGGATAATCTCGATGATAAAGAAAAAGCTCTGGAAATTCTCGATCACGAAAGCGTTATAATCGATGAGTACGCCGATAAGGTCAAATCCATAGTTTCCGATCTCTCCGAATCTTTCCGGACAGAAAGAGAGAAAATTGATATCTCCCAGCTGACCCGGCGATCTGCCGAGTTTGTCCGGCTCAAACGGATCAGGGATAGAAAAATCCCCCTGAACCTCTCTATTCCCGATCAGCCCGTATACGCTTCCGTATATCCTTCACTTCTGAAAACCGCCGTCGAGAATATTCTGGAAAATTCCTACAATGCCCTTCTCGAAGCAGATGTTCCGGACAGTCATATTTCTATTGCCGTCGAGAATAAAGCTGAAGAAGTATCAATAATCATAAAGGATAATGGAAATGGTTTTTCCGGTTTCGACGGAGTCATTCCTCCGGAATTTATTAAACCGGGCCGCAGCCTCAGAAAAGATGGAAACGGACTGGGGTTATATGTAGCTGTCCAATCCGTTAAGGAGTGTGGAGGTTCCCTTGAGATTATCAGTAAAAACGACGGACTGACATCTGTTATCACTCTGCCGGGAACAGAATGA
- a CDS encoding Hpt domain-containing protein: MYSISEAAGKLGIGEKFLKEHINVFYRDFSSNVERIRGIMAQSDFDKIYFEFHRLKSTFRMISAAEAEDICRECCDLSREKVSSEYPEAFEKVVLLFENLHRQINGEA, encoded by the coding sequence ATGTACAGCATAAGTGAAGCAGCCGGGAAACTGGGGATCGGAGAAAAGTTTCTAAAAGAACATATAAATGTCTTTTACCGCGATTTTTCATCCAACGTCGAGAGAATCCGCGGAATAATGGCGCAAAGTGATTTTGATAAAATCTATTTTGAATTCCACCGGCTGAAGTCCACTTTCCGGATGATCTCCGCAGCCGAAGCGGAAGATATCTGCCGGGAATGCTGTGATTTATCCAGGGAAAAAGTATCATCTGAATATCCGGAGGCTTTTGAGAAAGTGGTTCTCTTATTTGAGAATCTTCACCGGCAAATCAATGGAGAGGCTTAG
- a CDS encoding response regulator, translating into MKRLSFLLLSLLLFSCNSEDIRIEKGLADLSQDSGEILYRLDGEWEFRQGNSWDYGPVPSLWGGKISSGSYRLKILLPEEDTRYALYVRDCFTRYRLTVNGVVLHDGNVPSIKPRSFTFTAAGEASIRFDIEDDVTTFGGIHTSLFFGNPEEVSRLFNMRIMGDLLIAGALLFAALFYLSIGLVDRKGGAREYLWLSAANALMAVRYVTTYNRVILLFIDNFYIVERISTVTTPLIAIAYSLFFLSVYRYPGYSQIMRYFIGVSIFYALLVVTVPVIVFYRVSPVYLIALIFAIFATVHISILHFKRAELKRTIIVGIVVLATLLFLLIRSFLIWTGVVSEQYHLLYGFLMLLQGVQNAVRYGETFKHNVSLIEQKDGLFSRVSHSLKTPLYAVKGSLDLIRNSMDKEQEFEKQYKVMDQSVTDLLIQINDLLNLTEFEFSHQMVQTRVPVTMSVQTVLIVDDQDIISSILGQQLRQFVKKLNLLTARSAEEALFMMKTNNVDFIFSDIMMKDINGYQFVSRCRSLGYLVPIYLFSAGSDPGSREKSLDVGANGYLEKPATIEQLKKVTSLHLLHIGE; encoded by the coding sequence GTGAAGCGCCTTTCATTCCTCCTCCTGTCATTACTGCTCTTTTCCTGTAATAGCGAAGATATCAGAATTGAAAAAGGTCTTGCCGATCTTTCGCAGGATAGTGGAGAGATTTTATACAGACTGGATGGTGAATGGGAATTCCGTCAGGGGAATTCCTGGGATTACGGACCGGTTCCTTCTTTATGGGGCGGTAAAATCTCTTCGGGTTCCTACAGGCTGAAAATCCTTCTGCCTGAGGAAGATACCCGGTATGCTCTTTATGTCCGGGACTGCTTTACCAGATACCGCCTGACGGTTAACGGGGTCGTTCTGCACGACGGTAACGTTCCGTCTATTAAACCGCGAAGCTTTACCTTTACAGCTGCCGGGGAAGCATCGATCCGTTTCGATATAGAAGATGATGTTACGACATTCGGCGGAATTCATACTTCTCTGTTTTTCGGTAATCCCGAAGAGGTCTCCCGACTGTTTAATATGAGAATTATGGGTGATCTTCTCATAGCCGGTGCTCTTCTATTCGCAGCCCTTTTCTATTTGAGTATAGGACTTGTGGACAGGAAAGGAGGCGCCCGGGAATATCTCTGGCTGTCCGCGGCTAATGCTCTTATGGCTGTCCGCTATGTGACCACTTACAACCGGGTTATCCTGCTCTTTATCGATAATTTTTACATCGTCGAGCGAATCAGCACGGTAACGACACCGCTTATCGCCATTGCCTATTCCCTCTTTTTCCTCAGTGTTTATCGCTATCCGGGATACTCCCAGATCATGAGGTATTTTATCGGCGTATCGATTTTTTATGCTCTGCTTGTCGTGACTGTTCCCGTTATCGTTTTCTATAGAGTCTCGCCTGTATATCTGATCGCTCTGATTTTCGCCATTTTCGCCACAGTACATATAAGTATTCTTCATTTTAAAAGAGCGGAGTTGAAAAGAACGATAATTGTAGGGATCGTTGTTCTGGCAACACTGTTATTCCTGCTCATTAGATCTTTCCTTATCTGGACAGGTGTCGTTTCCGAACAGTACCATCTCCTTTACGGCTTTCTTATGCTCCTCCAGGGAGTTCAGAATGCGGTCCGGTACGGAGAGACTTTCAAACACAATGTTTCACTCATCGAGCAGAAGGACGGACTTTTTTCCCGTGTATCGCACTCCCTGAAAACTCCTTTATACGCTGTTAAGGGCTCTCTGGACCTGATCCGGAACAGCATGGACAAGGAGCAGGAATTTGAAAAACAGTACAAGGTTATGGATCAATCCGTAACGGATCTCCTTATCCAGATTAATGATCTCCTCAATCTCACCGAGTTTGAATTCTCACACCAGATGGTTCAGACCAGAGTTCCCGTAACCATGTCCGTACAGACTGTCCTGATTGTCGATGATCAGGATATAATCTCATCCATATTGGGGCAGCAGCTGAGGCAATTTGTAAAAAAGTTGAATCTGCTGACCGCCCGATCGGCCGAAGAAGCCTTGTTCATGATGAAAACCAATAATGTGGATTTCATTTTCAGCGATATTATGATGAAGGATATTAATGGCTACCAGTTCGTATCGAGATGCCGCAGTCTGGGATATCTTGTTCCCATCTATCTCTTTTCAGCCGGATCCGACCCCGGGAGTCGGGAAAAATCACTTGATGTGGGAGCAAACGGCTATCTGGAAAAACCGGCGACAATAGAGCAGCTGAAGAAGGTTACCAGTCTTCATCTGCTTCATATCGGCGAGTAA
- a CDS encoding response regulator — protein sequence MKDNKPRNLKTTDELWDEIKKISRYEHRSLNEQINYFLKNSCREFRKNNPEFDNSEDSADRKTVKELAQIIKESRISSFTDKPKILLIDDSYIENMIYKEYLESHNCEVFLAFNEDTALELTGKIPGIDIAIIDYRLPEMTADQLLEKMQKINNSFDSIIVTSDIRPFIRTSFGNCDPEPYAFIEKSADNLEILIKEIQKKI from the coding sequence GTGAAAGACAACAAACCGAGAAATCTTAAAACTACAGACGAACTGTGGGACGAGATAAAAAAAATATCCCGTTACGAACACCGCAGTCTTAATGAGCAGATCAATTATTTCCTCAAAAACAGCTGCCGGGAGTTCAGAAAAAATAACCCCGAGTTTGACAATTCCGAGGATTCAGCCGACAGAAAAACGGTAAAAGAGCTGGCCCAGATTATTAAGGAAAGCCGCATTTCCTCCTTTACCGATAAGCCCAAGATTCTTCTGATTGATGACTCCTACATTGAGAATATGATCTACAAAGAATACCTGGAATCTCATAATTGCGAAGTCTTCCTGGCTTTCAATGAGGATACAGCGCTGGAACTGACGGGAAAGATTCCCGGCATAGACATAGCCATAATCGATTACCGCCTGCCGGAAATGACAGCGGACCAGCTTCTGGAAAAAATGCAGAAGATCAATAACAGTTTCGATTCGATAATCGTAACCTCCGATATCCGTCCGTTCATAAGGACGTCCTTCGGGAACTGCGATCCCGAACCTTATGCCTTTATTGAAAAATCAGCTGACAACCTTGAGATCCTGATCAAGGAAATACAAAAGAAAATCTGA